A genomic segment from Glycine max cultivar Williams 82 chromosome 1, Glycine_max_v4.0, whole genome shotgun sequence encodes:
- the LOC100796655 gene encoding sphinganine C4-monooxygenase 1 codes for MDLGVSDEILGTFVPLVVYWIYSGIYVVLGLFAENYRLHSKQEEDEKNLVSKGAVVKGVLLQQLVQAVVATLLFALTGSDGQNTTSQNTSLLVLARQFVTAMLIMDAWQYFMHRYMHHNKFLYKHIHSLHHRLIVPYSYGALYNHPIEGLLNDTVGGALSFLLSGMSPRASIFFFSFATIKTVDDHCGLLLPGNLFHIFFKNNSAYHDVHHQLYGNKYNFSQPFFVMWDKILGTYMPYTLEEREGGGFETRPCKDYKDD; via the exons ATGGATTTGGGGGTTTCTGATGAGATATTAGGCACTTTTGTGCCATTAGTTGTTTACTGGATTTATTCTGGGATTTACGTTGTTCTGGGGTTGTTTGCTGAGAATTATCGGTTACATTCGAAGCAGgaagaggatgaaaaaaatttgGTGTCAAAGGGTGCTGTGGTTAAAGGTGTTCTCCTCCAACAGCTAGTTCAGGCTGTGGTTGCAACCCTCTTGTTTGCG CTGACAGGAAGTGACGGCCAAAATACTACAAGCCAGAATACTTCTCTACTTGTTTTAGCAAGGCAATTTGTTACTGCTATGCTTATAATGGACGCATGGCAATACTTTATGCACAGATACATGCATCACAACAAATTCCTTTACAAACATATCCACTCTCTACATCACAGACTCATTGTACCCTATTCGTATGGAGCTCTTTACAATCACCCTATCGAGGGGCTTCTGAATGACACTGTTGGTGGGGCATTATCTTTCCTACTCTCTGGGATGAGTCCTCGAGcctccatcttcttcttctcctttgccACCATTAAAACAGTGGATGATCACTGCGGGTTATTGCTCCCCGGGAACCTTTTCCAcatctttttcaaaaacaacTCAGCCTACCATGATGTACATCACCAGCTCTATGGCAACAAGTACAACTTCTCGCAGCCATTCTTCGTTATGTGGGACAAAATCTTGGGTACCTACATGCCATACACGTTGGAGGAGAGGGAAGGTGGTGGTTTTGAAACTAGACCTTGCAAAGATTACAAGGATGATTAA
- the LOC100811572 gene encoding protein PHYTOCHROME KINASE SUBSTRATE 1 isoform X1, whose protein sequence is MVILAATSNNKIHQLQTFNSQNNNYHLRDASFSSYLNNKKEILAESGHGYVSSRKEPLGVKKEDDGEIGVFEAEKYFNGEEMESPPRIADNDANKHLPQKDEQTVLVTRKYKVQYGTPSVRSESSLNSQSALLQSAVRNSSRNMKSKLQRKSFLAGLGCKCYCSDKNSVDISDHTGEISFSKNATHGKTTSRNMFNAEPEANHSFKMTKPNAAEISINKDVYFQRPEKLGVGLSKENSLALSAVNSISGNHLLKMQLQQVEKSRNSLEVFGSPILSIRNKSLSFDKRLAKTSSWDDAPKIEETDFSAKSGGNYNDADSDASSDLFEIESLTGKSNTFLGRSTSNVVSSCASPTTCYAPSEVSIEWSVATASALEYSAMSDYDDQRSIATTRSPIRTSIVSSNAKPKVIKEMQRRRPSMLLGCKSQKAVGVAVNAFTTYEKTSSNTNSRCRSDTFPQVTETKEGSFGARHKQHAYATTPLQRSLSPHPSQLLYI, encoded by the coding sequence ATGGTTATCTTAGCAGCCACTTCCAATAACAAGATCCATCAGTTGCAAACTTTCAACTCTCAGAACAATAACTACCACCTGCGCGATGCGTCCTTCTCATCGTACTTGAACAACAAAAAAGAGATCCTGGCTGAATCAGGCCATGGCTATGTCAGCAGCAGAAAGGAGCCTCTTGGAGTAAAGAAGGAAGATGATGGAGAGATTGGAGTATTTGAAGCTGAAAAGTACTTCAATGGAGAAGAGATGGAAAGCCCCCCAAGAATTGCTGATAATGACGCAAACAAGCACCTGCCCCAGAAAGATGAACAAACAGTTCTTGTAACTAGAAAGTACAAAGTTCAGTATGGAACTCCAAGTGTAAGGTCTGAGTCAAGCTTGAATAGCCAAAGTGCACTGTTGCAAAGTGCTGTCAGGAATTCCTCAAGGAACATGAAAAGCAAATTGCAGAGGAAGAGTTTTCTAGCTGGTCTTGGTTGCAAATGCTATTGTTCTGACAAGAATTCTGTTGATATTAGTGACCATACAGGTGAAATCAGTTTCAGCAAAAATGCCACTCATGGAAAAACAACTTCAAGAAATATGTTCAATGCTGAGCCAGAGGCTAATCATTCATTTAAAATGACTAAGCCTAATGCAGCAGAAATTTCGATTAACAAAGATGTCTACTTTCAAAGGCCAGAGAAGTTAGGGGTGGGATTGAGCAAAGAAAACAGTTTAGCACTCTCAGCTGTGAATTCTATCTCAGGAAATCATCTGCTGAAAATGCAACTTCAGCAAGTAGAGAAGTCAAGGAATTCATTGGAAGTGTTTGGCTCCCCAATATTGAGTATCAGGAACAAGTCTTTAAGCTTTGATAAAAGGTTGGCAAAGACCTCTTCTTGGGACGATGCTCCTAAGATTGAAGAAACTGACTTCTCAGCAAAATCTGGAGGAAACTACAATGATGCTGATAGTGATGCAAGTTCAGACTTGTTTGAGATTGAAAGCCTCACAGGAAAATCCAACACCTTCCTTGGTAGATCAACATCCAATGTTGTTTCTAGCTGTGCCAGTCCCACAACTTGTTATGCACCAAGTGAGGTAAGCATTGAATGGAGTGTGGCCACTGCCAGTGCCTTGGAGTACTCAGCCATGTCAGATTATGATGATCAAAGGTCAATAGCAACCACAAGGAGTCCAATTAGGACATCCATAGTTTCCTCAAATGCTAAACCAAAAGTCATCAAAGAGATGCAGAGGCGGCGTCCTAGCATGCTGTTGGGTTGCAAGAGCCAGAAAGCTGTAGGAGTTGCTGTGAATGCCTTCACAACATATGAGAAAACAAGTTCTAACACGAATAGTCGTTGCAGGTCGGACACCTTCCCTCAGGTGACAGAGACAAAGGAAGGAAGTTTTGGTGCAAGACATAAGCAACATGCTTATGCAACAACCCCACTTCAGCGCTCACTCTCACCACATCCTTCACAACTCTTGTACATTTAG
- the LOC100811572 gene encoding protein PHYTOCHROME KINASE SUBSTRATE 2 isoform X2 encodes MESPPRIADNDANKHLPQKDEQTVLVTRKYKVQYGTPSVRSESSLNSQSALLQSAVRNSSRNMKSKLQRKSFLAGLGCKCYCSDKNSVDISDHTGEISFSKNATHGKTTSRNMFNAEPEANHSFKMTKPNAAEISINKDVYFQRPEKLGVGLSKENSLALSAVNSISGNHLLKMQLQQVEKSRNSLEVFGSPILSIRNKSLSFDKRLAKTSSWDDAPKIEETDFSAKSGGNYNDADSDASSDLFEIESLTGKSNTFLGRSTSNVVSSCASPTTCYAPSEVSIEWSVATASALEYSAMSDYDDQRSIATTRSPIRTSIVSSNAKPKVIKEMQRRRPSMLLGCKSQKAVGVAVNAFTTYEKTSSNTNSRCRSDTFPQVTETKEGSFGARHKQHAYATTPLQRSLSPHPSQLLYI; translated from the coding sequence ATGGAAAGCCCCCCAAGAATTGCTGATAATGACGCAAACAAGCACCTGCCCCAGAAAGATGAACAAACAGTTCTTGTAACTAGAAAGTACAAAGTTCAGTATGGAACTCCAAGTGTAAGGTCTGAGTCAAGCTTGAATAGCCAAAGTGCACTGTTGCAAAGTGCTGTCAGGAATTCCTCAAGGAACATGAAAAGCAAATTGCAGAGGAAGAGTTTTCTAGCTGGTCTTGGTTGCAAATGCTATTGTTCTGACAAGAATTCTGTTGATATTAGTGACCATACAGGTGAAATCAGTTTCAGCAAAAATGCCACTCATGGAAAAACAACTTCAAGAAATATGTTCAATGCTGAGCCAGAGGCTAATCATTCATTTAAAATGACTAAGCCTAATGCAGCAGAAATTTCGATTAACAAAGATGTCTACTTTCAAAGGCCAGAGAAGTTAGGGGTGGGATTGAGCAAAGAAAACAGTTTAGCACTCTCAGCTGTGAATTCTATCTCAGGAAATCATCTGCTGAAAATGCAACTTCAGCAAGTAGAGAAGTCAAGGAATTCATTGGAAGTGTTTGGCTCCCCAATATTGAGTATCAGGAACAAGTCTTTAAGCTTTGATAAAAGGTTGGCAAAGACCTCTTCTTGGGACGATGCTCCTAAGATTGAAGAAACTGACTTCTCAGCAAAATCTGGAGGAAACTACAATGATGCTGATAGTGATGCAAGTTCAGACTTGTTTGAGATTGAAAGCCTCACAGGAAAATCCAACACCTTCCTTGGTAGATCAACATCCAATGTTGTTTCTAGCTGTGCCAGTCCCACAACTTGTTATGCACCAAGTGAGGTAAGCATTGAATGGAGTGTGGCCACTGCCAGTGCCTTGGAGTACTCAGCCATGTCAGATTATGATGATCAAAGGTCAATAGCAACCACAAGGAGTCCAATTAGGACATCCATAGTTTCCTCAAATGCTAAACCAAAAGTCATCAAAGAGATGCAGAGGCGGCGTCCTAGCATGCTGTTGGGTTGCAAGAGCCAGAAAGCTGTAGGAGTTGCTGTGAATGCCTTCACAACATATGAGAAAACAAGTTCTAACACGAATAGTCGTTGCAGGTCGGACACCTTCCCTCAGGTGACAGAGACAAAGGAAGGAAGTTTTGGTGCAAGACATAAGCAACATGCTTATGCAACAACCCCACTTCAGCGCTCACTCTCACCACATCCTTCACAACTCTTGTACATTTAG